The Patescibacteria group bacterium DNA window AATTAATTGACATGAAACTTTCGCTGAAAAATTCAAAAGGCTTTACCCTCATAGAAATTTTGGTTTCCATCGCGCTTTTTGGTTTTGTGATGCTTGCCACTACGTCAACATTATTGAGTCTTGTTGATGCTAATCACAAAGCACAATCAACTAAAACCGCAATCGATAACCTGAGTTTGGCGCTTGAAAGTATGACGAGAAATATTAGAACTGGCACACAATATAACTATGCTGGCGGCCATCACTGTTCATCAACGTCGGGTGGAAGCACGGATGGGTATACCGGTATAAGTCTTAAAGACCAGAAAGGTAATGACCTAAGTTATTCTTGGGTTGAGGGGAGTGACGATATTAAAAAAACCCTTAACAGTAATACCTTCACTATCACCTCTCCAGAAATTACTATAGATCGTTTGTGTTTTTATATTGCGGGAACTAGCGCAACTGACGGGACCGGTGAAGAACAGCCGATTGTTTCCGTGACGATTGGCGGAGTAGTCAACAACACGATTGCCGCAGGGGCCAAGCAAAAAACGGTTTCTCGTTTTGATATTCAAACATTAGTTTCGCAGAGAGTTTTGGATATATAATTATATGACAGTGTTGCAACCAGTAAAAAAAGTTGGGAACCTTCATCATTACAAAAAGCGTAATGCCGGTTTTACCATCATTGAAACCATTGTGGCGATCGCGATACTCGCTGTGGCCGTGGTTGCGCCACTCTCTCTTGCGCAACGGAGTTTGAACGCTGATATCTATGCTCGAGATCAAGTTACCGCTTTTTATTTAGCTCAAGAAGCGGTTGAGTATGTTAGAAATATCAGAGATGGTAATGGTTTAAGTGTCACCCCCTTAACCGGCTGGCTCGATGGGCTCAATGAGTGCACAGGAAATAATTATTGTGGTATTGATCCTTCTAATCGCGAGCCACCGAGTCGCATCATCGCCTGTGATCACTTGAGCAACAATGATGGCTGTCAATTAGTTTTTGATTCATCATTAAAAATATACAGAGCAATGGTAGGAGGCGAGACAGCAAGCAGTCTTTTTCGCAGGGAGCTTCAAATACGACCAGTCGGTAGCCTTTTGCCAAATGACGCGGCTGATATTATTTCGACTGTGACGTGGCAGGTTGGGAGTATTACAAAAACCCTTGTAATTAATGCTAGAATTTTTAATTGGTATCAGTCGTCGTAAAAAACACGGAACATGGAGCACAGAACACAGAACAGAAAAAAAGAAGGAAAGAGCCGCGCGCTTTGCGCGCGGCCTTTTCCCCATGCTGCATGCTCCATGATTCATGCTCCATGCCAAAAGGGTTTCGCCCTCTTGTTCGCCGTGCTCGCCTCAAGCGTTTTTCTCTCAATCGGTATCGCCATCTGGAATATTTCTTTGCGCCAGGTTCTTTTTTCTTCTTTCGGTCGGGAATCACAAGTGGCTTTTTACGCCGCTGATGCTGGCATTGAGTGTGCACTGTTTTATGACACTAAACATGATTATTTTAATCCCGATGATCCTGCTACTGTAATGAATTGTGGTGGAGGAGATGTGATGATTGATCCAGATGCCAATCCCGTTTTTACCATATCGGATATTAGGCTCACGGATTCTGATACAGGTCCCTGTGTCGATGTGACAGTTACGAAAGATCTCATCACCACGGTGGAAGCTCGAGGGCATAATACTTGCGACACTTTAAGTCCGACACGAGTAGAGCGCGGGTTGAGAGTAACCTACTAATCCCCATGGCTCGCATTCCAGAAGGCATTGTGAAAAGACTCGAAAAGCTTCGAGCGACGATTGAAAAAGAACGCTACGCGTATCACGTTCTTGATAAACCCGAAATGTCAGAAGCGGCGCTCGACTCGTTGAAGCACGAACTTGTGCAAATTGAAACAGAATATCCGGAACTTATTACTCCTGATTCTCCTTCGCAAAGAGTGGCGGGGAAGCCCTTGCCGCAATTTACCAAAGTGCGTCACACGGTACCGCAGTGGTCGTACAACGACGCTTTTAGTCCTGAGGAGATGGTTTTGTTTGATGAGCGGGTGAAGCGTTTTTTAAAAACGGAAACCAAAAAGGACATTTCTCCAACCTACACCTGCGAACATAAAATCGATGGTTTAAAAATTGTGCTTGAATATAAAAAAGGACTACTTTTCCGAGCAGCTACGCGAGGAGACGGTACTATCGGTGAGGACGTTACGGAAAATGTTAAAACTATTGAATCGGTGCCACTTCGACTCACCGAGTCAGTGGATATTATTGTTGAAGGTGAAGTGTGGATGGCCAAAAGCCAATTGAAAATTTTGAATGATGCGCGGAAAATTGCGGGCGAAGAGCCGTTCGCCAACCCAAGAAATTTGGCTGCTGGTTCTATTCGCCAGCTCGATCCTGCTGTGGCGGCGTCTCGAAAATTACAGACATTTATTTATGACGTTGCACAGTACGAGAAAAAATTACCCGACGGTCAGTCGGCAGAATTGGAATTATTGAAGCGCTTGGGTTTTAAAGTAAATCCATATTACAAACATTGTAAAAATATCTCTGAAGTGGTGGCCTACTGGATGGAATGGCAAAAAAAGATGAACAAAGAGGATTATTTGGCTGATGGGGTGGTGGTGAAAATTGATGAACGGATCTACCAGGAAGCACTGGGCTACACCGGCAAAGCGCCGCGATGGGGAATTGCCTTTAAATTTGCTGCAGAGCAAGTGACAACCATCGTAGAAGACATTGTACTGCAGGTTGGGCGAACGGGAGTTTTGACGCCGGTAGCTCATTTAAAACCTGCGACGGTGGCGGGTTCCTTAGTTTCGCGAGCCACGCTTCACAATGAAGACGAAATCAAACGACTCGATGTCAGAATCGGAGATACAGTAATTCTACAAAAAGCCGGGGATGTTATTCCCGACATTGTTTCCGTAGTTACAGATTTACGGACTGGGAAAGAAAAACCTTTCAAATGGCCGACCCATGTCGAGGCGTGTGGAGGAGACGGTAGTATCGAAAGAATTCCAGGAGAATCTGCATGGCGCTGTGTTAATAAAAACTCCTTCCCTCAGGTTAAGCGAAAATTTTATCATTTCGTTTCAAAAAAATGTTTCAATATGGATGGGCTTGGTCCTAAAATAATTGACGTGCTTTTAGAAAATAATTTAATCGCCACCTTCGATGATATTTTTAAATTGAAGCGCACTGACCTTTTGGCGCTGCCGCGATTTGCTGAAAAATCAGTCGATAATTTGCTTGAAACAATAGAACATTCACGAAAGGTGACCCTGCCGAGATTTTTGGCGTCACTTTCGATTCCGCAGGTTGGTGAAGAAACCGCCTATGACTTAGCCAATCATTTTTTCAGTCTAAAGGCAGTTTCAAAAGCCACATTTTCTGAGCTTGAAGTCATCAATGGTGTTGGGCCAGTTGTCGCGCAGTCTTTGGTGGATTGGTTTAAAGAAAAAAATAATCGCGCGCTAATCAGTAGATTAGAGTCCCAGGTAGTTATTGAAAAAGTGGTAAAGCCTGACGTTTCAAAATTGCCGCTTTCTGGAAAATCTTTTGTCTTGACTGGAACACTCGCCTCAATGAGTCGTGATGAAGCGGGGCAAAAAATCCGCGCGCTTGGAGGAGAGGTTTCAAGTTCGGTCTCAAAAGCTACCAGTTTCTTGGTCGCAGGGGAAAGCGCTGGTTCGAAATTGGATAAAGCTCAAACTCTCGGTGTTTCAGTTTTGAGCGAGGAACAGTTTTTGAAAATGTTAAAATAATTATTAAAAACTCATTTGTTGAACCCGGTATTCAGACAGAGGGATTACGCGGCCGTCCTTTTTTAGTTCAATATTATTCCATAATACAAACATTTCGTCTGTTGGATAGGATTTAGCGGCACTTTCTCCTGGTGCACCAGTCCACGGATCAAAATTATTAAAATCTTGTGTAAAAATTGACGCTAAACTAATTTTTTTACCATCGTTGGCAACAAGATATAGTTCTACATTTTCTGATCCAACGTCTTTTTTAGACTCTAAGATTGAATATGTATTTAAGTCTATGCTCGTGATAAGAGAACCATCTAATTTACAGCACTCGAGAATACGATTATTATCCTTAGAAAAATAACCATTTCTAAAATAACCGTATGTATTCAAAATTTTTGATCTGATCAAAAATCCAACATACGCGATGACGACAACAGAACCAATAAACCCGTAATAAACGGCCGGTAGAATAAACAGTAATGCTAGGATACCCCGCAAAGTTTCATTCATTAATCCGCCCAACCATCCGCCAAAAGCAGCACTCAGAACAACAAGAAGGCAAAATAATATTAAACAAACTATTGAAATAAAAGTAAGGATAACAGCACATACTACTGTTTTTAAAGTTGTTGTTCTTTGGGCAATATAAACCGTGTTGTTATTTCGAGTGTCAAAATTTAGGGACAACATACTTTATAATACTATCACGAAAATAAGGTAAAGAAATTATATTAACCAATTTTTGGTTTTGTGTTACCATTGAGCCATGATCAGCATTAAAGAAATTGAAAAATTGGCTGAGTTGAGCCGGCTTCAGTTGTCAGAAGAGGAAAAACAAGCTTTTCAGAAAGACCTCGAATCTATTTTGGGGTACATAGATCAGATTCAGAAAGTTTCCGCTGATTTGTCGAGCGAAAAAAAAGCTGGCGTCATTCACAATGTGTTACGCGATGACACTGCTCCGTATGCGAGTGGCATGTATACCGAAATTTTGATTTCCGCCGCACCAAAAAGGGAAAGTAACTATCTCAAAGTAAAGAAGATACTTTGAGATAAATTCGAAGCACTAAGCACGAAATTCGAAACAAACCTTTAAATTTCAATGTTTAAAATTTCAAAAATTAGAACTTAGATATTGTTTCGAATTTCGATATTCGTATTTCGTGCTTAACATTTGTTTCATATGATCGATTTAAAAAATCTTACAATCACCAAAGCTCACAACTCCTTGATGAAAGGAGAATTTACTGCTGTGGAATTAGCGACCGCTTACCTCGAAGAAATTACTTTAAAAAATAAGGAGCTCAACGCCTACATCGAAGTCTATGGCGATGTTTTGTCCCAGGCTGAGGCCGCGGATAAAAAAATTAAAGATGGTAGCGCTACTACTTTGACAGGAATTCCAATTGCGCTTAAAGATAATATTTTAATTCAGGGCAAACATGCGAGCGCGTCTTCAGGCATTTTGGAAAATTATGTAGCAAGTTACGATGCGACAGTTATCACCAAATTAAAAGCGGCCGGCGCGGTATTTTTGGGACGAACCAATATGGATGATGCCGCCATGGGTAGTTCAACGGAAACTTCTTTTTATGGAACCTCGCGAAATCCTCACGACACTTCGCGCGTGCCAGGAGGTTCAAGTGGTGGCTCGGCAGCGGTGGTTGCCGCTAATTTGGCACTCGTGGCTTTAGGGTCAGACACGGGCGGTTCGATTCGCCAGCCAGCCGCTTTTTGCGGTTTGGTGGGACTTAAGCCAACCTACGGATCAGTTTCAAGAAGTGGTTTGATCGCTATGGCTTCGTCACTCGATGTCATTGGTCCAATTACTAAAAATGTTGAGGATGCAAAAATACTTTTTGATTGTATCAAGGGAAAAGATTCTCTAGACAGCACTTCATGGGATTTACCAAAATTGCCAGACATTTCAAAAGCTGGAAAGAAATTTGTTATCGGTGTGCCGAGAGCCTTTACCGAAAGTGAGGGCATTGATCAAAGTGTGACGGATAATTTCAAAGTCTCAATTGAAAAATTAAAAAGTCTTGGGCATACCATTACAGATATCGTTCTGCCAAATATTGCTGCTTCACTCGCGGTCTATTATGTGTTGATGCCCGCTGAAGCTTCAACCAATCTTTCGCGTTTTGATGGTATTAAATACGGCTTGTATATTCCCGGAAATAATTTACTCGAGGACTACAAACTTTCAAGAGGTAAGGGCTTCGGTCGCGAAGTGCGTCGCAGAATTTTGCTCGGCGCCTACGTGCTTTCTTCCGGATACTACGATGCGTACTACAATAAGGCGATTGCGGTGCGAGATGTCATCACTCGAGATTTTGAAAAAGCCTTTGAAGAAGTTGATTTTGTTGTGACGCCAACCACCCCCTCATATGCGTTTAAAATCGGTGAAAAATCGAGCGACCCACTCTCAATGTATCTTGCGGATATTTTTACCGTGAGCGCCAACATCGCCAGTATCCCTGCTATTTCCGTACCGTCGGGTTTTGTTGAAGTTTCTGGTAAAAAATTGCCGCTGGGCTTTCAGTTCATGGCCAAAGCAGGTGAGGAATCTTCACTTTTTTCAATCTGCAGTGATTTTTGTGGAGAATAATTTTAAGTTTAAAAATATATGTCATCAGAAGTAAATTTTTCACTAACCGGCCTCTATCAGCTAATCTACAATCTTTTATCTGGAAAATATTTTGCCGATGGTGGCACGTTGCTGTCACTGTTCCACTCATTTCTAATTTTTATTCGCCCATTTTCTATTTTGTTGACCCTGCTTTTTTTGACCGGAATTATTTATTGCATCATTCGCACGGGAGAGGTGCTTAATGAAATTAAACACGGAAGCGGTCACGGACACGGAGCTGCTCACGGAGGAGGACACGCTCACGCCGCTCCAAGCGCCGCCGCGCATCACGACCATAGTTCAGAAAATAAGGAAAATCCTCGTTGGGAAAAAATTACTCACCATATCAATTCCACCAATCCAAGCGACTGGCGGTTGGCCATTCTTGAGTGCGACATTATTCTCGACGAAATGCTGACCAAGATGGGATATCATGGAGATACTTTGGCTGATAGGTTGAAGGGGGTAGAGAAAAGTGATTTCCTCACAATCGATCAGGCGTGGGAGGCGCACCGGGTTCGAAATGCTATTGCGCACGATGGTAGTAATTTCCAAATTACGGATAGGGAGGCGAAAAGGGTTGTTGGATTGTATGAGATGGTGTTCAAAGAATTTAAGTATATCTAATATTTCAATACGAAAATACGAATTATATATACGAACATACGAAATAATACGAAAACTATTCTGGTGTTACTGAAATTTTCGTATCGTTTCGTATTTTCGTTAGTCCGCATTTCGTATCGAAGGACGAGACCAAAAAAGTTGATTTTTTAATGGGGAAGTGTATACTGTGGCCTTATGAAAACGCCGATTATATTAGAAGTTTCTCCACGACAACCAAAGGAAAAATTGGCTGATCTTCGCAGTTCTGGCAAGATGCCAGCGGTTTATTATGGAAAAAAGCAGGCCTCAACTCCTGTATCTGTTTCTTTGGTGGAATTTATGAAAGTTTTTAAAAAAGCTGGAGAGTCAACTGTTGTGACTTTGAAAACCAAGGAAGGCGAACTCGATTCTCTCATCTATGATGTCGATCGCGATCCATTATCTGACAGCCCACGACATGCTGATTTTTACGTATTCGAAAAGGGTCAGAAAATTAAAATTAAAATTCCTCTTGAGTTTACCGGAGTGGCTCCTGCAGTCAAAGATCTCGGTGGAGTTTTGGTGAAAGTGCTTCGTGAAATAGAAATTGAAGCGTCTCCAAAAGATTTACCATCAGTGCTTCATGTTGATGTGAGCACTCTTGTTAATTTTGAAAGTCAGGCATTGGCCAAAGATATCATTCTTCCAGAAGGTGTAGTTCTCGTTGAGAAACCGGAAGAAGTGGTGGCTTCTGTCTACGAACCAAAAGAAGAAGTGGTGGAGGTTGCTCCAGTCGATCTCTCGAAGATTGAAGTGGTAGCTAAAGGAAAAGAAGTGAAGGAGGGTGAAGAAGGTGCAGAGGCCGCTGCCGCTCCAGAAAAAGCTCCTGAAAAAAAGGCTGATAAAAAGTAACTTTACATTTAGAATCTTAAGAAAAAACCCATCCGATTCGCCGCGGCGAATCGGATGGGTTTTTTTCGATACAAGCTTCATCTCAACTTTTGTAGTAGAATTAAGCTATGCCTAGATAGGAGGTTGGCGTTTTTCATGGCTAAAAATTTAAAAATCATCATCTTTTTGAGTCTTTTTGTGAGCGTTTTAATGCTCGGCCATTTTACGTGGGCCCAAACTGCTACTGACGACGCTGTGGCCAAACGCCAGGCCGCGCTTCAAGCAGAGTTGGATAAAACCCAAAAAGATATTGACTACTGGGCAAATATTTTGGCCGGCAAGCAAAAAGAAACCGCCTCAATTTCCCGAGATATTTCTATATTAAATGCAAAAATTGCCGAGGCTAACGCGCTCATTAAAAAGAAAAATATTATAGCTCAGCAACTCGGGAAGGATATAACCGCGAAAGTTGCCACCATTGAAACACTCGATCAAAAAATGGAAAGGCAGAAGTCTGCTTTAGCAGAACTTATCCGAAAAACCAATGAGGTCGAGAGCTATTCAGTGGGTGAGCTGGTGTTGAGTGGCAAACCGCTTTCCGATTTTTTTGTGGACTTGGAAGCTTCTGGTTTTATTACCGAATCACTCAATTCTGCACTCGCGCTTGTGCGTGAGACTCGTATTGAAACAGAAGCGGAGAAAGAGGATTTGAGTAAAAAACAAGCGGCGGAAATTGACGCGCGTAAAGCGGCAGAAGCCGAGCAGAGATTGGTGAAGAAAAACGAAGAGCAAAAAAAACAACTGTTGGCTGTTAACAAAAATCAAGAAAAAGCCTACCAGAGTATTTTATCTGAACGGCAAAAAGCGGCGGCAAAAATTAGGTCAGCGTTGTTTGCACTTCGTGATAGTGCCTCGATTCCTTTCGGCACAGCCTATAACTATGCGTTGGAAGTTCAAAAAGTAACCGGCGTGCGCCCAGCATTTTTGCTCGCCATTCTAACTCAAGAAACTAATCTTGGTGAAAACGTTGGGCAGTGCCTCGTTACCAATTTGGTTACTGGAGATGGCGTCGGTAAAAATACAGGAACAGTTTTTAAAGGCATCATGAAGCCGACCAGAGACTTAGCGCCGTTTATTAATTTGGCCAGTCGTCTTGGTTTTGATCCTGCTTCTCAGCCAGTATCTTGTCCTCAGGGCGGAGGGTACGGCGGAGCTATGGGGCCTTCACAATTTATTCCTTCGACATGGGTTGGATACGAAAAAAGAATTGCTGCAGCGACTGGTGTGGCAATTCCAAATCCGTGGATAGCTCACGATGCGTTTTTTGCTTCAGCTTTGTATTTGGCTGATCTGGGTGCTGGAGCAGGGGGCTATTCAGCTGAATCTGCCGCTGCGGCAAAATATTATGCAGGAAGTAATTGGAAAAAAACTGCCGGGCAAAATTATGCTTCGAGCGTCATGGGACACGCTCAAAATATTCAGGAGAATATGATTGATCCGTTGCAGAATCTTTAGGATAGATTTAAGATTCACGATTCAAGATTTAAGAATGGGAAAAGAAAAAAGCGGCGCGCATAAGCGTAACCCTTATGCGCGCCGCAGTTGCTCTCATGCTGAAAGTTGTCGTTCAAGTTCTGCAATAAGAAGCCGACTGTCTTCGCCCAGGTCCGGTGAGTAGACTTCGACATCCAACCCAGTTTGGGAAGGTGTGGTGGCAGATTCAGCAGGATGTTCCAGCGAGGTTTTGAGAGCCCAAAAGCTGATGTTTCCCCTTACCCAATTCCTCACTGCGTTCGGGTTGGATTTTATGTCCTGTTTTAGTTTTTCCTTACTCTCGGCTCGTGAATTGCCGAGGATTCGGGTGGCGGTCAACTCGATGGCTTTTGTGGTCATTTCTTTGTTATTTCCAAGGTTTTTCTAAAGCCGATACTAAGCTTTTCCCTACATTTGTCAATTTTAAGTCTTTCTGCTAGACTGCTCCTATCCGTAATTCACATCTATATGAAAAAAGACACCCACCCACAATATTTTGCAAAAGCTACTGTTACCTGCGCCTGCGGTAACGTTTTTCACATTGGCTCTACTAAAGAGAAGATTGATGTTGAAATCTGCAGTGCTTGCCACCCTTTTTATACTGGAAACGATAAGGTTATCGATACCGCCGGTCGCGTTGAACGATTCAAATCTCGCGCCGCTAAAGTTGCAACAAAGGTTAGCAAAAAGACGAAGTAGCTTCTCCGGCTATACGAAAGGGGTACGAAAATACGAAAAAATACGAAAGCTTTTTTGGTACCATCACGGTTTTCGTATAGTTTCGTATTTTCGTAATTTACTTTCGTATATGGATTTAGAACCCTATAAAAAAAATCAAAAGACTAGCTATCTGGCAGA harbors:
- a CDS encoding type II secretion system protein, which codes for MKLSLKNSKGFTLIEILVSIALFGFVMLATTSTLLSLVDANHKAQSTKTAIDNLSLALESMTRNIRTGTQYNYAGGHHCSSTSGGSTDGYTGISLKDQKGNDLSYSWVEGSDDIKKTLNSNTFTITSPEITIDRLCFYIAGTSATDGTGEEQPIVSVTIGGVVNNTIAAGAKQKTVSRFDIQTLVSQRVLDI
- a CDS encoding prepilin-type N-terminal cleavage/methylation domain-containing protein, producing the protein MTVLQPVKKVGNLHHYKKRNAGFTIIETIVAIAILAVAVVAPLSLAQRSLNADIYARDQVTAFYLAQEAVEYVRNIRDGNGLSVTPLTGWLDGLNECTGNNYCGIDPSNREPPSRIIACDHLSNNDGCQLVFDSSLKIYRAMVGGETASSLFRRELQIRPVGSLLPNDAADIISTVTWQVGSITKTLVINARIFNWYQSS
- a CDS encoding pilus assembly PilX N-terminal domain-containing protein, giving the protein MEHRTQNRKKEGKSRALCARPFPHAACSMIHAPCQKGFALLFAVLASSVFLSIGIAIWNISLRQVLFSSFGRESQVAFYAADAGIECALFYDTKHDYFNPDDPATVMNCGGGDVMIDPDANPVFTISDIRLTDSDTGPCVDVTVTKDLITTVEARGHNTCDTLSPTRVERGLRVTY
- the ligA gene encoding NAD-dependent DNA ligase LigA; translated protein: MARIPEGIVKRLEKLRATIEKERYAYHVLDKPEMSEAALDSLKHELVQIETEYPELITPDSPSQRVAGKPLPQFTKVRHTVPQWSYNDAFSPEEMVLFDERVKRFLKTETKKDISPTYTCEHKIDGLKIVLEYKKGLLFRAATRGDGTIGEDVTENVKTIESVPLRLTESVDIIVEGEVWMAKSQLKILNDARKIAGEEPFANPRNLAAGSIRQLDPAVAASRKLQTFIYDVAQYEKKLPDGQSAELELLKRLGFKVNPYYKHCKNISEVVAYWMEWQKKMNKEDYLADGVVVKIDERIYQEALGYTGKAPRWGIAFKFAAEQVTTIVEDIVLQVGRTGVLTPVAHLKPATVAGSLVSRATLHNEDEIKRLDVRIGDTVILQKAGDVIPDIVSVVTDLRTGKEKPFKWPTHVEACGGDGSIERIPGESAWRCVNKNSFPQVKRKFYHFVSKKCFNMDGLGPKIIDVLLENNLIATFDDIFKLKRTDLLALPRFAEKSVDNLLETIEHSRKVTLPRFLASLSIPQVGEETAYDLANHFFSLKAVSKATFSELEVINGVGPVVAQSLVDWFKEKNNRALISRLESQVVIEKVVKPDVSKLPLSGKSFVLTGTLASMSRDEAGQKIRALGGEVSSSVSKATSFLVAGESAGSKLDKAQTLGVSVLSEEQFLKMLK
- the gatC gene encoding Asp-tRNA(Asn)/Glu-tRNA(Gln) amidotransferase subunit GatC; translation: MISIKEIEKLAELSRLQLSEEEKQAFQKDLESILGYIDQIQKVSADLSSEKKAGVIHNVLRDDTAPYASGMYTEILISAAPKRESNYLKVKKIL
- the gatA gene encoding Asp-tRNA(Asn)/Glu-tRNA(Gln) amidotransferase subunit GatA, encoding MIDLKNLTITKAHNSLMKGEFTAVELATAYLEEITLKNKELNAYIEVYGDVLSQAEAADKKIKDGSATTLTGIPIALKDNILIQGKHASASSGILENYVASYDATVITKLKAAGAVFLGRTNMDDAAMGSSTETSFYGTSRNPHDTSRVPGGSSGGSAAVVAANLALVALGSDTGGSIRQPAAFCGLVGLKPTYGSVSRSGLIAMASSLDVIGPITKNVEDAKILFDCIKGKDSLDSTSWDLPKLPDISKAGKKFVIGVPRAFTESEGIDQSVTDNFKVSIEKLKSLGHTITDIVLPNIAASLAVYYVLMPAEASTNLSRFDGIKYGLYIPGNNLLEDYKLSRGKGFGREVRRRILLGAYVLSSGYYDAYYNKAIAVRDVITRDFEKAFEEVDFVVTPTTPSYAFKIGEKSSDPLSMYLADIFTVSANIASIPAISVPSGFVEVSGKKLPLGFQFMAKAGEESSLFSICSDFCGE
- a CDS encoding 50S ribosomal protein L25; this translates as MKTPIILEVSPRQPKEKLADLRSSGKMPAVYYGKKQASTPVSVSLVEFMKVFKKAGESTVVTLKTKEGELDSLIYDVDRDPLSDSPRHADFYVFEKGQKIKIKIPLEFTGVAPAVKDLGGVLVKVLREIEIEASPKDLPSVLHVDVSTLVNFESQALAKDIILPEGVVLVEKPEEVVASVYEPKEEVVEVAPVDLSKIEVVAKGKEVKEGEEGAEAAAAPEKAPEKKADKK
- a CDS encoding lytic murein transglycosylase; amino-acid sequence: MAKNLKIIIFLSLFVSVLMLGHFTWAQTATDDAVAKRQAALQAELDKTQKDIDYWANILAGKQKETASISRDISILNAKIAEANALIKKKNIIAQQLGKDITAKVATIETLDQKMERQKSALAELIRKTNEVESYSVGELVLSGKPLSDFFVDLEASGFITESLNSALALVRETRIETEAEKEDLSKKQAAEIDARKAAEAEQRLVKKNEEQKKQLLAVNKNQEKAYQSILSERQKAAAKIRSALFALRDSASIPFGTAYNYALEVQKVTGVRPAFLLAILTQETNLGENVGQCLVTNLVTGDGVGKNTGTVFKGIMKPTRDLAPFINLASRLGFDPASQPVSCPQGGGYGGAMGPSQFIPSTWVGYEKRIAAATGVAIPNPWIAHDAFFASALYLADLGAGAGGYSAESAAAAKYYAGSNWKKTAGQNYASSVMGHAQNIQENMIDPLQNL
- the rpmE gene encoding 50S ribosomal protein L31, which translates into the protein MKKDTHPQYFAKATVTCACGNVFHIGSTKEKIDVEICSACHPFYTGNDKVIDTAGRVERFKSRAAKVATKVSKKTK